One part of the Glycine soja cultivar W05 chromosome 11, ASM419377v2, whole genome shotgun sequence genome encodes these proteins:
- the LOC114375697 gene encoding mitochondrial inner membrane protease subunit 1-like, translating into MFSIMEGDSVTFISNPETYELESDSFTKISSPDNGDKSKTIVGAVWVEGDNKYNSNDSRKFGPVPFDLIDGKMFWNNAT; encoded by the exons ATGTTCTCAATCATGGAGGGTGATAGCGTTACATTCATTTCCAATCCTGAGACCTATGAATTGGAGAGTGATAGTTTTACAAAAATTTCCTCTCCTGATAACGGTGATAAGTCTAAGACGATTGTG GGTGCGGTTTGGGTAGAGGGAGATAACAAGTATAACAGCAACGATTCAAGAAAATTTGGTCCTGTTCCTTTTGACCTTATTGATGGCAAGATGTTCTGGA ATAATGCCACTTAA